Within the Deinococcota bacterium genome, the region ACCCTCACGCCGCCTGGGGGTCCTTTGGCGGCTATCCCGCCCGCTACCTGGCGCAGGAGGAAGGCCTCCGGCTGCGCGGCCTCAACCTGGGCCGGCAGGACGACGGCACGGTGCTCGTCAACGCGCTGCTCATCTACGGCGTCGACCCCTTCGACGAGGCGAGCCGCGAGGAGGCCGTGGCGCGCGCCGAGCGCGAGGCCCCGCGCATCGTCGCCTACTTGAGGGAGCTGCCGGGCTTTGCCCACGCCCGCTTCGGCGGCGTGGCCGAGACGCTCTACATCCGCGAGACGCGGCACTTAGAGGCGCGCTGCACCCTGACCGTGGACGAGGTCCTGGACAACGTCGTCACCGAACTCGACGTGGTGGCGGGCGGCTACCCGCTCGACGTGCAGACGCTCACGCCCTTTGATCACGGCTTCGTCTACGGCCTGCCCGAGATCTACGGCGCGCGGCTCTGCGTGACGGTTCCCCGTGACCTGGACAACCTCTGGGTGGTGGGCAAGGCCGCTGGCTACGACCCTCTGGCCGCCGCCTCGGCCCGGGTGGTGCCCTTCGGCATGGCGCTGGCCGAGGCGGTCGGCGTGGCGGCGGTTCAGGCCATCCGGGCCGAGATGAGCTCGAGCGCCTTTGCCGAAAGCCGCGAGCACATCCGGGGTCTGCGTCAGCGTCTCGCCCAGCGCGGCGCCTACCTGCCCGCCGTCCGCGCTCGAGCGCCCTCGGGCCCGCACGAGCACCCCTTCTGGGAGGCCTACCGGGTCCTGCGCGGCCGCGGCCTCGCCCTCGGCGGCTACAGCAACGACCCCCGCCTCGACGACAGGATGGACGCCCTGGACTACGCCTTTTTGCTCAGCGTGGTGGGCAAGCGCTTCCACGGCGACGAGGGCCTGGGCCGCCGGCTCCTCGACGCGCACCCCGACCTGAAGGGTCCGCTCACCCCGGAGCTGGCGCTCGCGCTCACCGGGAGCGCGGCCTGCGGCTTGGGTCACTGCCCCGCCCCCGACTGGCAGGCTTTGTTGCGGGTTCAGGGCCTCTCTCCCGTCCACTTCTCGCCCTCCGGCAGCCTCAGCAGGGGCGAGGCCTACGCGCTCGCCGCGGCCGTCGCTCAGCTCGAGCCGGAGACGGCAACGGCCGCGGAAGAGGATTAGCATGGGCCTGGCCATTCTTTCCGACGTCCACGGCAACCTCTACGCGCTCGAGGCCGTCCTGGCCGACATGGCGCGGCAGGGCGCCGAGCGGGCCGTCTGCCTCGGCGACGTGGCCAACTTCGGCCCGCAGCCCAAAGAGGCGCTCCAGCGCGGCATGCCCCACGCGGCGTGGTGGCTCGAGGGCTGGTTGCGCTAGCTCGAGGAGATGAAGGCACGGTGCGCGCAATGTGGGAGTACACTGTAGGGGGTGATCGAGATAGAGGGTGATCGAGGTGACACAGACCGCTTACAAGCACATCGCCATCACGGAGGACGGGATTCCGGTAATTGAGGGAACGCGCTTCAAGATCAAGCAACTCGTGGGTGAGAAGCTCGCGCACGGCTCGAGCCCTGAAGCGTTGCAGCAAGAGCACCCGCAGCTTACGCTCGCGCAGATCTACTCCGCACTCGCCTACTACGAAGATCACCGAGACGAGATCGACCCGGCCATCCAAGAGGGCGAGGCGCGTGCCGAAGCGCTCAGACCGCAGTTCGATTCGCCCGACTTGAAGGCGCTCGTCAAGGCAAGGGCAGGGCGCTGAACAGACTCTATATGGATCATCACGTGCAGCGCGCCGTCACCGAGGGACTGAGGCGACGCGGCGTGGATGTGGTGACGGCTCTCGAGGACGGCTCGAGCTGATCGCCAAGGGGCTCGAGCCCGAGGAGCTCGAGGGTCGCTTGCTCTACTTGCCGCTTTGAGGCAGCGGTGGCTCAGCCCTGAGCGTATCGACGAACTGCTGCGCGGTGCGGCCCGACAGGCCGTTGCCCCACTGAGCAAAGCGCAGGGCGCGTTCTTCGAGGTCGTCACCGCTGAGCCCCCCCTGCGCCGCCAAGCCCCGCACGATGTCCAGGTAACGCGTCTGGCTGGCGCCCGGAAAGGTCAGGGTGAGGCCGAAGCGGTCGGCCAGCGCCAGCCGCTCGTTCACCGTGTCCCAGCCGTGGACGTCGTCGTCCAGAGGATCGGGCCGGTCGGAAAAGCGCTCGCGGACGAGGTGGCGGCGGTTGCTGGTGGCGCACATGAGCACGTTCTCCGGCCGCTCGCTCAAAGAGCCCTCGAGCAGGGTCTTGAGCGGCCCGTAGCCCCGGTCGCCCGCCTCGAAGGCGAGGTCGTCGACGAAGAGCAGGTAGCGGTGCGGGCGGCCGCGCAAGCGCTCCATCACCGTCAGGATGTCGCCGAGGTCCTGCGGGTGCAGTTCGACCAGGCGCAAGCCCTCTTCGGCGTAGCGCGGCAACAGCGCGCGCACGGCGGAGGACTTGCCGCTGCCGCGCGGGCCGTAGAGGAGGACGTGGTGAGCGGGCCGGCCGTTCAAGAAGGTCTCGGTATTTTCCGTGAGCCCCGCCAGCTGCCGCTCCAGGCCGACGAGCCGG harbors:
- a CDS encoding FAD-dependent oxidoreductase, which encodes MPKPLLCFCLLLSALALDEGGRLSADVLVLGSEPEGIIAAVAAAQEGARTLLVTRDQRLGGLFVMGEMNVLDLRSRPESYQRGLFERWWRQLGRRAAFDVQRAEAAFEGMLSEAGVTVIRDAGEMAPVLEGSRVVGVRLPDRRIEAGQVIDATAEADVAAVAGASYTLGFASLGLNERMADTLVFRIDRVDWQGLTRGVRARGRGYAEVNPHAAWGSFGGYPARYLAQEEGLRLRGLNLGRQDDGTVLVNALLIYGVDPFDEASREEAVARAEREAPRIVAYLRELPGFAHARFGGVAETLYIRETRHLEARCTLTVDEVLDNVVTELDVVAGGYPLDVQTLTPFDHGFVYGLPEIYGARLCVTVPRDLDNLWVVGKAAGYDPLAAASARVVPFGMALAEAVGVAAVQAIRAEMSSSAFAESREHIRGLRQRLAQRGAYLPAVRARAPSGPHEHPFWEAYRVLRGRGLALGGYSNDPRLDDRMDALDYAFLLSVVGKRFHGDEGLGRRLLDAHPDLKGPLTPELALALTGSAACGLGHCPAPDWQALLRVQGLSPVHFSPSGSLSRGEAYALAAAVAQLEPETATAAEED
- a CDS encoding metallophosphoesterase family protein, with product MGLAILSDVHGNLYALEAVLADMARQGAERAVCLGDVANFGPQPKEALQRGMPHAAWWLEGWLR
- a CDS encoding DUF433 domain-containing protein; this translates as MTQTAYKHIAITEDGIPVIEGTRFKIKQLVGEKLAHGSSPEALQQEHPQLTLAQIYSALAYYEDHRDEIDPAIQEGEARAEALRPQFDSPDLKALVKARAGR
- a CDS encoding ATP-binding protein; the protein is MDLYVFNRLGESSWVGPLGALEAALARTDRPAAREAYAGLYRALLEQEAISLADAVLDDLLMTETPLSRLAMRGVHLPEGLRAGALLDLERLADLLERDWQAEASRLLGSPLPPLEALGHRPAAAALAGLGGGDPEEALRLLVAHYRRHGAGPLARSLAFRWAGGRLAGVAHPVRTELDRLVGLERQLAGLTENTETFLNGRPAHHVLLYGPRGSGKSSAVRALLPRYAEEGLRLVELHPQDLGDILTVMERLRGRPHRYLLFVDDLAFEAGDRGYGPLKTLLEGSLSERPENVLMCATSNRRHLVRERFSDRPDPLDDDVHGWDTVNERLALADRFGLTLTFPGASQTRYLDIVRGLAAQGGLSGDDLEERALRFAQWGNGLSGRTAQQFVDTLRAEPPLPQSGK